One Natrinema halophilum genomic window carries:
- the pabB gene encoding aminodeoxychorismate synthase, component I yields MSDPRVVTTLDSFRTTADRASNASAVDRVESATRTDLRIPVEVRLGVDDPFLAYRRARDGDGSVFLETTGGQPGWGYFGVDPIDRLTVNAAAASRSQDEDRSPTLAALEGMLAADRLARGDCDVPYPCGAIGWLSYDVARELEDLPESSVDDRRLPRLEAAVYDRLAAWKATTDGDVTLRITACPRIDIDALAGSEPVDSEIDAAYERGRDRALDLARVVRDGDSRIDDPPVSSPHATFESDCGREAFAERVRRVKEYVRDGDTFQANISQRLVAPAAVHPVAAYGALRRVNPAPYSCLLEFRAADLVSASPELLLERDGDFVRTEPIAGTRPRGKTPAEDADLEDDLLTDEKERAEHAMLVDLERNDLGKVCEYGSVDVSEYRRIDRYAEVMHLVSNVTGTLRTDETLADAIAAVFPGGTITGAPKPRTMEIIDDLEATRRGPYTGSVGIFGFDGQATLNIIIRTLVRNADEYHLRVGAGIVHDSDPFREYDETLDKARALITAVDEALGDRADLGLESDGETATERADGGEASD; encoded by the coding sequence ATGAGCGATCCGCGCGTCGTCACGACGCTCGACTCGTTTCGCACCACCGCCGATCGCGCCAGCAACGCATCGGCCGTGGACCGCGTCGAGTCGGCGACGCGCACCGACCTTCGAATTCCCGTTGAGGTGCGTTTGGGCGTTGACGATCCGTTTCTCGCTTACCGTCGAGCACGCGACGGCGACGGGTCCGTCTTTCTCGAGACGACCGGCGGCCAGCCCGGTTGGGGCTACTTCGGCGTCGATCCAATCGATCGGCTTACCGTCAACGCCGCTGCGGCGTCGCGAAGCCAAGACGAGGATCGGTCGCCGACGCTCGCCGCGCTCGAGGGGATGCTTGCCGCCGATCGACTCGCCCGCGGCGATTGCGACGTGCCTTACCCCTGCGGGGCTATCGGGTGGCTCTCCTACGACGTCGCTCGCGAACTAGAGGACCTGCCCGAATCCTCCGTCGACGACCGGAGGCTTCCGCGACTCGAGGCGGCGGTTTACGACCGACTCGCCGCCTGGAAAGCGACGACCGACGGCGACGTGACGCTTCGAATAACGGCCTGTCCACGGATTGACATCGATGCTCTCGCCGGCAGCGAGCCCGTGGATTCCGAAATCGATGCCGCCTACGAACGGGGCCGCGATCGCGCGCTCGACCTCGCCCGGGTGGTCCGCGATGGCGATTCTAGGATCGACGACCCTCCCGTCTCGAGCCCGCACGCGACGTTCGAAAGCGACTGCGGTCGCGAGGCGTTTGCCGAACGCGTCCGTCGGGTCAAAGAGTACGTCCGCGACGGCGACACGTTTCAGGCGAACATCTCACAGCGACTGGTCGCGCCGGCCGCGGTTCATCCCGTTGCGGCGTACGGCGCCCTCCGTCGGGTCAACCCGGCACCCTACTCCTGTCTCCTCGAGTTCCGGGCGGCCGATCTGGTGAGCGCGAGTCCGGAACTTCTGCTCGAACGCGACGGGGACTTCGTCCGAACGGAGCCGATTGCGGGAACGCGACCGCGTGGGAAAACGCCCGCGGAGGACGCCGACCTCGAGGACGACCTGTTGACCGACGAGAAAGAGCGAGCGGAACACGCGATGTTGGTCGATTTAGAGCGCAACGACCTCGGGAAGGTCTGCGAGTACGGCTCCGTCGACGTTTCAGAGTACCGCCGCATCGACCGCTACGCCGAAGTAATGCATCTCGTCTCGAACGTGACGGGCACACTCCGCACCGACGAAACGCTTGCCGACGCCATCGCAGCGGTCTTTCCCGGCGGCACGATCACCGGCGCGCCGAAGCCACGGACCATGGAGATCATAGACGACCTCGAGGCGACTCGGCGCGGTCCCTACACGGGCAGTGTCGGTATTTTCGGCTTCGACGGCCAGGCAACGCTGAATATCATTATTCGAACGCTGGTTCGTAACGCCGACGAATACCACCTCCGAGTCGGTGCGGGCATCGTCCACGATTCGGACCCGTTCCGCGAGTACGACGAAACCCTCGACAAGGCCCGGGCGCTCATCACGGCGGTCGACGAGGCACTCGGCGATCGGGCCGACCTCGGTCTCGAGTCGGACGGTGAGACCGCCACTGAACGGGCCGACGGAGGTGAGGCTAGTGACTGA
- a CDS encoding anthranilate synthase component II — protein sequence MTELARLLVVDNYDSFAYNLVQYVGEIADEVVVRRNDEIDLDGVRALEPAGIVVSPGPGTPREAGISIPLFAETDYPILGVCLGHQALCAANGAPVVHAPEVVHGKPSTISHDGDGIFRGLPSSFQVGRYHSLSVDRADLPAMLEETACTIDERSVLMAVRHRQKPHIGVQFHPESILTRTQPGVATETDADCTGEDISLAVGKRMLANFYRFATATDSNTEVTDAR from the coding sequence GTGACTGAACTCGCTCGGCTCCTCGTCGTCGACAACTACGATTCGTTCGCCTACAACCTCGTCCAGTACGTCGGAGAAATCGCAGACGAAGTCGTCGTCCGCCGAAACGACGAGATCGACCTCGACGGAGTTCGCGCCCTCGAACCGGCGGGAATCGTCGTCTCGCCGGGACCGGGAACCCCACGGGAAGCTGGTATTTCGATCCCGTTGTTCGCGGAAACCGATTACCCCATTCTGGGCGTTTGCCTCGGTCATCAGGCGCTCTGTGCGGCAAACGGCGCACCCGTTGTCCATGCACCCGAAGTAGTCCACGGAAAGCCATCGACGATCAGCCACGACGGTGATGGAATCTTTCGGGGCCTCCCGTCTTCGTTTCAGGTTGGGCGCTACCATTCGCTTTCAGTCGACCGCGCGGATCTCCCAGCCATGCTCGAGGAAACCGCCTGCACGATCGATGAACGCAGCGTCCTGATGGCAGTTCGTCACCGACAAAAACCCCACATCGGGGTGCAATTCCATCCCGAGAGCATCCTTACGCGAACGCAGCCTGGTGTGGCAACTGAGACGGATGCCGACTGCACTGGGGAAGACATTTCGCTGGCTGTCGGCAAGCGAATGCTTGCGAACTTCTACCGGTTTGCCACCGCAACCGACTCGAACACGGAGGTCACCGATGCCCGATGA